The Syntrophorhabdaceae bacterium genome includes the window GGCACGTCCTCCTGACCCAGGTGGAGTCCGTCGGCCTGTACCTCTCTCACCACCTCCACCGCATCATTGATAATCAGGAACGCATTATAAGATCGCGTCATGTTAAGGGCTTCCCGGGCTTCTCTTACAAAATCCTCATGAGGCAACTCCTTTTCCCGAAGCTGGATGATTCGGATTCCCCCCTCAAGCGCGAGCTTTACCTGTTCGAGCACCGGGTATCCTTTATGCAGGCGGGAATCGGTCACGAGATATAAGCGATAATCAGAGGGGACGGGTTTCATCAGTCACACCCACCGTTCATCAGTATGATCTGCCACGCTATCTATATCGGAGATTGAGCTTCTTCATCATGGTCTTGTCAGATAGGCTAAAAAGTGCATCGTAGAGGGCAACCTGGAAGCTCCCCGGTCCCTGTGACAGTCGCGCCGCTTCCTCGCCCGCAAGTCCGTAATAGGCGAGTGCACACGCAGTGGCCGTGAGGGTATCCGGTTCTACAGCACAGAAACACGAAATGGCTGTGGTTGCCCCGCACCCCGTGCCGGTTACCCGTCCGAACATGGGATGGCCGTTTCTCACCTCTATCGCATCTTTCCCGTCTGTTACATAGTCGACTGCACCGGTCACGGCGATAACCTTCTTCAAATTCCGCGCGTGTGCGAGTGCCCCGTCCCGCACCGCATCCACTGTTTCGAGGGAATCCACGCCCCGGATCTTGATCTCATCGCTGATAAGAGACATGATCTCCGACGCGTTACCCCTCAAGACCGTTACCGGGACTTCCGCGAGGATGCGCCTCACCGTATCGGTCCTGAACGGTGTGGCCCCGGAACCGACCGGATCCAGCACGATCGGTATGCCTCTTTTGCCGGCGGCGGCCCCTGCAATCAGCATGGACCTGATCCATTCTTCAGTCAGTGTGCCGATATTGAGATTCAACGCGCTCGCGAAAGAGGCCACGGCCTCCATCTCTTCAGGCGCATGCGCCATGATCGGGGATGCTCCGATGGCGAGAGTCACGTTGGCCGTAGAGTTCATCACGACAAAATTCGTGATGTGATGAATCAGGGGCTGCTGTTTCCTGATCTCACGCACTATTTCTACGGTCTTTCTTGATAGCTCCTGTTCGTTCACGTCTTTCTCCTCGGGTTCATTCCCGCCATCTCTGTCGTTGATTTCTGTCCTACGGGTTGCGATACTTACGGGCGGCCATTCGTTCGGCGCGACCGTACTATGATGCAGTGGCGCATACGTTACTTTCCACGTTCCAGTAAGGCGACATAGATCGGAGCCGCTCGATAACGGGCGGCAGCTTTTCAATGACAAAGTCGATCTCCTCCTCGGTATTGTAAACACTGAGGCTGAATCTCACCGACCCGTGGGCCATGGTATAGGGTACACCCATGGCGCGCAGTACGTGGGAAGGCTGAAGTGATCCGGACGTGCAGGCCGAACCGGAGGACGCGCAGATGCCATGGCCGTCCATGAGCAGAAGGATGCTTTCCCCCTCAATGAACTCGAAGCTGATATTTGTGGTATTGGGAAGACGTAGTGCCCCTCCCCCGTTTACCTTACAGTTTGAGATGCGCTTGAGAAGTTCCTTTTCAAGCTTGTCCCGAAGCTGTCTCACTCGGGTATTTTCCTGTTTCATGTTACTTGAAGCCAGTTCGCATGCCTTGCCCAGGGCTACGATGCTCGGGGTGTTTTCCGTGCCGCCCCTGCGACCCTTCTCCTGATGGCCTCCGATAAGAAAAGAGGAAAATTTCGTACCCTTCCGAAGATAGAGCACGCCTATGCCTTTGGGGGCATGAAGCTTATGCCCCGATAACGAGAGCATATCAATGCTATTCTCTTTCATATTGATGGGTACCTTGCCCACGGCCTGTACTGCGTCTGTATGAAAAAGGGCACCCCGTTCCCGGGCGAACTGAGCCGCTTCTTCAACAGGGAAGATAACGCCCGTTTCATTATTTGCCCACATGAGGCTCACCACAGCCGTATCCGCTGAAAGGCTTTTCTTATACTGGTCCATGTCCAGGTTCCCGTCGGCATCGACCTCCAGGGTCGTCACCCGGTAGTTGCTCTCGGCGAGATGCTCGCAAAGGGCCTTCACAGCGGGGTGCTCCACACGGCTCGTAATGATGTGCCGTTTGTCCGGTTTCACAGAGAGGGCCGAACGAATGGCGGTATTGTCGCTTTCTGTGCCACAGCTCGTAAAGATGATCTCGTCCGGGCTAGCCCCGATCAAGGCCGCCACCTGTGCGCGGGCTTGGGCAAGCTTTTTGGCTACCTGCCCCCCGAAACTGTGCATACTCGATGGATTTCCGTAGAATTCGGAAAAATATGGTGTCATCTCGGCGAGCACCTCGGGGGCGACCCGCGTCGTAGCGTTATTATCGAGGTATATGGTTTTCATTGCGAAACCTCCTCCACAACGAGTTCGGGTGAAACAAGCTCGCGGAGCTTGGTCTCGACAAAGCCTTTGAGCGTGAGTTGTGACGCCTGGCAAACTGCACAGGCACCCCGCGTGGCCACAAGAACCCTGTTGCCAACGATATCGACGAGATCGATATCGCCGCCGTCGTGTCGTAATGACGGACGTATTTCTCTGTCTATGATTTCTTCGATCATCCGTATCTTCTTCAAGTTCGTAAGCCTCGGCTTTGCCGATTCTAAAGCTTCCTGCTCGGGTTGCGCATATATCCTGTCGATGAGCTCCTGAATCTTCTCATGACACTTCTTGCAGCCGCCGCCCGCTTTGGTGTAATTCGTAACTTCATCTACCGTTGTCAGGTGGTTCTCTCTTACGGCTCGCTCGATCTCCTTGTCGGTGACGCCGAAGCACTCGCACACAATCTCCCCTTCTTTCTTGGGTGACTCGGAGCCTCTATAGTGTTCGATGGCCTTTTCCAGGGCTTCCTGTCCCAGGACGGAGCAGTGCATCTTCTCGGCAGGCAGGCCGCCAAGATAGTCGGCAATGTCCTGGTTGGTGATCTTCATGGCATCCTCTATGGTCATGCCCTTGATCATTTCCGTCATGGCCGAAGCCGATGCGATGGCGCTTGCACATCCGAAGGTCTTGAATTTGGCATCGACTATCTTTTTGTTTTCGTCCAGCTTAAAAGTGAGTTTTAAGGCGTCTCCACAGGCGATAGATCCTACCTCGGCCACGCCATCGGGGTTCTCAATCTCCCCTACGTTCCGGGGATTGAGAAAATGTTCTTTCACTTTATCGGTGTATTCCCACATAGTCCTCTCCTTGCGATTCCATCTTCGCGCCCGTCCATATCCGATGATCCGGGGGCATCCAATAAAAAGCTGTACTCCTAATTATAACTATCGGCGATCTGAATGGCAAATCGGCTCATACGGCATTCCATGCGCCTCAAATATAATACATGGGGTTCTCTGTCCCTATTTTATGACTCTGCGCATTCACGATGTCTTGAAGGGTATATTGTGACAGGGTCTCGGCGATTCTGTTGTTTAAGACTGTCCAGACGTCCCTGGCCGAGCAAATTGCTGATTTTTCGCAGAAGCCTGGTTTTCCCACGCAATCTACCACATTGATCGGGCCTTCAAGTATCTCGATGATCTCGCTCAACTTTATTTCGTCCGCCGGTTTGTTGAGGAGATACCCGCCCCTCCTTCCCCTGACAGTCTTGACGAGACCTGATTTGTGGAGCCGACCGGCAATCTGCTCGAGATACTTTTCCGATATGCCCTGGCGTCGTGCGATGTCCGAAAGCAAGACCGGAGCCCCCTTGTTGCCATGGGTTGACAGATCGATCAAAGCCCTGAGCCCGTACCTGCCCTTGGTGGATATCTTCATGAGCTTTCACCCCGTAAATCGATCAAGCGAAACTGTCCGAGTTTTATTCGTTAGTCTACAAACTCTATATGAATTATAGACATACAACGACCATCTGTCAAGTTCGCATGATACCGTTTTCATTGGGAAAGTCGTCTTTGTCTGAAGCCTGTCATTCCGGCGTATTGGCGGCAACCCATGTATCCCCCACGCTTATCCAACTCTCCTCAGATGCACGCCGGTGGTTACGGGTTATTCATGACCTGAGCACAGATAAATCGGTCTGGTGGTTTTTTTGAAAGCAGCATTCATTGTGCGTGTGAATACAGACATAACCCCATTGCCTCTTACAGGCATTCTACGGTGTAGGCTTCCGCTCTTCCATTCAACACTTTTTCAAGCAGATCGCCGTGTTCAGGTAAAAATCTTATACAGACACCGCAATCAGAGCTTATCTTTCTCGGCACCGGGATGATCTTATGCGGCACTTGTGCTTCTTTCAAGATACGCTCGGCAGAAATCACATGGCTCACCGACTTGAAAAGCGCTACAAGATACTCTATTTGAGGTTCCGTCATGGCTGAACGATCCGTCCCGCCCCGGAAAGAGTGACCGCGATATCATACATATTTGAGACCTCACCGGCTGCAATTTTTCCGGTAAGGTTGTAATAGTTGACGCATGTGCCGCACACAAGCATTTTGACTCCCTTGTCTTCAAGCTTCTTCAGATCGTCCAGAAAATCCGACCCTTCCGCCGCGAGCTTCGCACCGGAGTTGTAGAATATCATCACGTCCGGACCGGCCTTAAGTTCGGTCGCCGTATGAATAAAGGCTTTCATGAGGGTAACACCGAGTTCGTCGCTTCCCTTGCCCATGGTGTCGGCGGCAATAACAAACACAGTGGGGCCGAAGGCTGGAAGGGAAACATCGGCCGGGCAGGAAAGATAGTCCGGCGCGGCTTCATCTGTGGCTCTGCCGCCCTCCTTCTTCAGGTCTACCCTGAATATGCCTCCCGACTCGCGGGCAACTTCAACGGAACAGCCGGCGCCCGCAGCCAACCGTTTGATATTCTCCACCGCAGTCGCATTGTCCACGAGCACGGTAATTTCATTTGATGTCTCGAGGGCCTTTTTCGCAAGAATCACCGGCTCAGGGCAGGCGAGTCCTTTTGCATTGATTGTCTCTGACATATAATCCTCCTTGTGGCGGTGCATAACTTCATTTTCTATTCTCCCATGAAAGCGTTTCAATGGCTTTTATGGCCGTGTTAATTTCCTCTTCCGTGGTGAACAGGCCGAGACTTAAACGCACTGTCCCTTGAGGAAACGTGCCAATGGTACGGTGCGCCGCCGGAGCGCAGTGCAGCCCCGGCCTCGACATGATATTGAAGCGTTCATCTAGATGGAGCGAGACATCCGATGGGCTCATCGACTCGACTGTAAATGATACGATACCAATCCGTTGCGCCGGATCCGTACCCCCATATATCTTGACTCCCTTGATCGAACGGATCCCGTCCGTAAGAAGGCCTGTCAGAGCGATCTCCCTCGCGCGTATCAAATCCACGCCACGGTCGGCTACGAACCGGACGCCCGCGCCAAGCCCTGCTATACCGATAGTGTTCGGCGTGCCGGATTCAAAACGGTCGGGCATAAATTCGGGCTGTTCTTCAAACTCGGATCCGCTGCCCGTGCCTCCATATTCGAGGGGACTCACCATTTTTTGGAGCCCCCCGCGGATATAGAATCCGCCTGTGCCCTGCGGTCCGTTTAATGATTTGTGTCCGGTAAAGACCAGTATATCGATGTCGTCGCGCATAACATGTATCGGAATGCTGCCCGCGGTCTGGGAGGCATCAACACATAGAATCGTATCGTTTGCGTGCGCT containing:
- the nifU gene encoding Fe-S cluster assembly protein NifU; translation: MWEYTDKVKEHFLNPRNVGEIENPDGVAEVGSIACGDALKLTFKLDENKKIVDAKFKTFGCASAIASASAMTEMIKGMTIEDAMKITNQDIADYLGGLPAEKMHCSVLGQEALEKAIEHYRGSESPKKEGEIVCECFGVTDKEIERAVRENHLTTVDEVTNYTKAGGGCKKCHEKIQELIDRIYAQPEQEALESAKPRLTNLKKIRMIEEIIDREIRPSLRHDGGDIDLVDIVGNRVLVATRGACAVCQASQLTLKGFVETKLRELVSPELVVEEVSQ
- the yedF gene encoding sulfurtransferase-like selenium metabolism protein YedF, producing MSETINAKGLACPEPVILAKKALETSNEITVLVDNATAVENIKRLAAGAGCSVEVARESGGIFRVDLKKEGGRATDEAAPDYLSCPADVSLPAFGPTVFVIAADTMGKGSDELGVTLMKAFIHTATELKAGPDVMIFYNSGAKLAAEGSDFLDDLKKLEDKGVKMLVCGTCVNYYNLTGKIAAGEVSNMYDIAVTLSGAGRIVQP
- a CDS encoding DUF3343 domain-containing protein — encoded protein: MTEPQIEYLVALFKSVSHVISAERILKEAQVPHKIIPVPRKISSDCGVCIRFLPEHGDLLEKVLNGRAEAYTVECL
- a CDS encoding Rrf2 family transcriptional regulator, translating into MKISTKGRYGLRALIDLSTHGNKGAPVLLSDIARRQGISEKYLEQIAGRLHKSGLVKTVRGRRGGYLLNKPADEIKLSEIIEILEGPINVVDCVGKPGFCEKSAICSARDVWTVLNNRIAETLSQYTLQDIVNAQSHKIGTENPMYYI
- a CDS encoding aminotransferase class V-fold PLP-dependent enzyme, which codes for MSKDGLIYLDNAATSWPKPHPVIKAMIDFNENVGANPGRSGHRLSMDAARIVFDAREGVASLLNADDPLRVVFARNATEALNTILLGSLLLKDHVVTSGMEHNSVMRPLRALERQGLELSVTRCSDAGYIDPDDIKAAMKKNTRMVVVTHASNVTGAITPVADIAKIAHANDTILCVDASQTAGSIPIHVMRDDIDILVFTGHKSLNGPQGTGGFYIRGGLQKMVSPLEYGGTGSGSEFEEQPEFMPDRFESGTPNTIGIAGLGAGVRFVADRGVDLIRAREIALTGLLTDGIRSIKGVKIYGGTDPAQRIGIVSFTVESMSPSDVSLHLDERFNIMSRPGLHCAPAAHRTIGTFPQGTVRLSLGLFTTEEEINTAIKAIETLSWENRK
- the nifS gene encoding cysteine desulfurase NifS — translated: MKTIYLDNNATTRVAPEVLAEMTPYFSEFYGNPSSMHSFGGQVAKKLAQARAQVAALIGASPDEIIFTSCGTESDNTAIRSALSVKPDKRHIITSRVEHPAVKALCEHLAESNYRVTTLEVDADGNLDMDQYKKSLSADTAVVSLMWANNETGVIFPVEEAAQFARERGALFHTDAVQAVGKVPINMKENSIDMLSLSGHKLHAPKGIGVLYLRKGTKFSSFLIGGHQEKGRRGGTENTPSIVALGKACELASSNMKQENTRVRQLRDKLEKELLKRISNCKVNGGGALRLPNTTNISFEFIEGESILLLMDGHGICASSGSACTSGSLQPSHVLRAMGVPYTMAHGSVRFSLSVYNTEEEIDFVIEKLPPVIERLRSMSPYWNVESNVCATAS
- the thiM gene encoding hydroxyethylthiazole kinase, with protein sequence MNEQELSRKTVEIVREIRKQQPLIHHITNFVVMNSTANVTLAIGASPIMAHAPEEMEAVASFASALNLNIGTLTEEWIRSMLIAGAAAGKRGIPIVLDPVGSGATPFRTDTVRRILAEVPVTVLRGNASEIMSLISDEIKIRGVDSLETVDAVRDGALAHARNLKKVIAVTGAVDYVTDGKDAIEVRNGHPMFGRVTGTGCGATTAISCFCAVEPDTLTATACALAYYGLAGEEAARLSQGPGSFQVALYDALFSLSDKTMMKKLNLRYR